A portion of the Parambassis ranga chromosome 22, fParRan2.1, whole genome shotgun sequence genome contains these proteins:
- the LOC114427932 gene encoding amino-terminal enhancer of split-like, whose translation MMFPQSRHSASSQSSQPLKFTTSDSCDRIKDEFQFLQAQYHSLKLECDKLASEKSEMQRHYIMYYEMSYGLNIEMHKQAEIVKRLNGICAQVLPYLSQEHQQQVMGAIERAKQVTPPEMNSIIRQQLQVQHLSQLQGLALPVAPLPLGLTPPTLPAVSSSSGLLSLSSILANYSHGQPQVVKEDKAREAAERAPRGDDGDKSD comes from the exons atgATGTTTCCTCAATCAAGGCACTCG GCGTCATCTCAGTCCAGTCAACCTCTCAAATTTACCACTTCTGATTCCTGTGACCGCATCAAGGATGAGTTCCAGTTCCTGCAAGCACAGTACCACAG TTTGAAGTTGGAGTGTGACAAACTTGCCTCTGAAAAGTCAGAGATGCAGCGTCACTATATCATG tacTATGAAATGTCCTATGGACTGAACATTGAAATGCACAAACAG GCTGAAATAGTGAAGAGACTGAACGGGATCTGTGCTCAGGTTCTGCCTTACCTGTCACAGGAG CATCAACAACAAGTCATGGGTGCCATTGAGAGAGCCAAACAGGTCACGCCTCCTGAGATGAACTCCATCATACGA CAACAGCTCCAGGTGCAGCACCTCTCCCAGCTCCAGGGCCTGGCCTTGCCTGTGGCGCCGCTGCCCCTTGGCCTCACCCCACCGACCCTGCCTGCCGTCTCCTCCAGCTCCggcctgctctccctctcctccatcctgGCCAACTACTCCCACGGCCAGCCCCAAGTGGTGAAGGAAGATAAGGCCAGAGAAGCCGCTGAAAGAGCACCCAGAGGAGACGACGGGGACAAGTCAGACTAG